Proteins encoded together in one Acipenser ruthenus chromosome 22, fAciRut3.2 maternal haplotype, whole genome shotgun sequence window:
- the tmco6 gene encoding transmembrane and coiled-coil domain-containing protein 6, producing MWRLKAVRHKVHPQCGNLEEFQFKRREYEKALRKARKDQLLVSKRLLQEEGDHEGMEIAAEVLSKKEVVQLFRGIQQSGEERVNALRDFRRALRHKETQHIFVKLENSMHLLVGLFSGSNAVWQLEAAHCLHELSHSDEPSIALACLPATPYLLTYLSGQSAKFTELCLYTLGNLTAESEAVRKQLLAQGIVPALASCIQSPHAAVVEAVGYTLSQLLQAKEAPEKIIPSVLESGVTSHLLRLLQSDSEFGIGAAIECAWCLHYIISSNANTNLLMVQGAVSKCTSLLVALGGAVASGTATEGMDLVISPVLRCLGNLLANHGMESCREQMRDSRVLVALCAFIQGFLQQRPSVARESLWVINNLTADDPVFCSAVFYLNLVPVFMQLLPFSKGINIMVLRLLCNIAEKGPVYCQQLQQQEIFSALHATLRMAEPEVVRLSLELLHIIVASIPQVADEFTEKGISALEAIQYNSDEEIRLRANYILDRYLHKHIQVNTPAV from the exons ATGTGGAGGTTAAAAGCTGTGCGGCACAAGGTGCATCCTCAATGTGGCAACCTGGAGGAGTTTCAATTCAAGAGGAGGGAGTATGAGAAAG CGCTAAGGAAGGCTAGGAAGGACCAGCTGCTGGTCAGTAAACGATTGCTACAGGAGGAGGGTGACCATGAAGGAATGGAGATTGCAGCTGAAGTGCTGTCAAAGAAAGAG GTTGTGCAGCTGTTCCGAGGGATCCAGCAGAGCGGTGAGGAAAGGGTTAATGCTCTGCGTGATTTCAGGAGGGCACTGCGACATAAAGAGACACAGCACATCTTTGTCAA GTTGGAGAACAGTATGCATCTGCTGGTGGGTTTGTTCAGTGGCTCGAATGCGGTTTGGCAGCTGGAAGCTGCACATTGTCTGCATGAACTCTCACACTCAGACGAGCCCAGCATCGCCCTAGCTTGCCTTCCAGCCACCCCATACTTACTGACCTACCTCTCAGGGCAGAGTGCAAAGTTCACG GAGCTGTGTCTGTACACTCTGGGGAACCTGACTGCAGAGAGTGAAGCTGTTCGGAAGCAGCTATTGGCACAGGGCATCGTCCCAGCACTGGCCTCCTGTATACAG TCACCTCATGCAGCAGTGGTGGAAGCTGTGGGCTACACACTCTCCCAGCTTTTACAGGCTAAAGAAGCACCTGAGAAAATTATACC GTCAGTCTTAGAGTCTGGTGTAACGTCCCATCTGCTGAGGTTGCTGCAGTCTGATTCAGAGTTTGGGATTGGGGCAGCGATTGAGTGTGCCTGGTGTCTGCACTACATTATCTCAAG caatgcaaacacaaaCCTTCTGATGGTTCAAGGTGCTGTTTCAAAGTGCACATCCCTGCTAGTAGCACTAGGTGGAGCTGTAGCGTCAGGCACCGCAACAGAGGGAATGGATCTG GTGATTTCTCCTGTGCTCCGTTGTCTTGGAAACCTGCTGGCCAATCATGGGATGGAGAGCTGCAGAGAGCAGATGAGGGACAGCAGAGTGCTGGTGGCGCTGTGTGCTTTCATCCAAGGCTTTTTACAGCAACGTCCATCTGTGGCACGGGAAAGCCTGTGGGTCATCAACAACCTCACAG CTGACGATCCTGTATTCTGCTCAGCTGTGTTCTACCTGAACCTGGTACCTGTGTTCATGCAGCTTCTCCCTTTCTCCAAGGGGATAAATATCATG GTCCTCAGATTGCTGTGTAACATTGCAGAGAAAGGGCCTGTGTACTGCCAGCAGCTGCAGCAACAAGAGATCTTCTCTGCACTCCATGCAACCCTCAGAATGGCCGAGCCCGAGGTAGTCCGTCTCAGTTTGGAACTGCTCCACATTATTGTGGCAAGCATCCCGCAG GTGGCTGATGAGTTTACTGAGAAGGGAATCTCAGCCCTGGAGGCCATTCAGTACAACAGTGATGAGGAGATTCGACTGCGAGCCAATTACATATTAGACCGCTACCTTCATAAGCACATCCAG GTTAATACTCCTGCAGTATAA
- the LOC117431283 gene encoding NADH dehydrogenase [ubiquinone] 1 alpha subcomplex subunit 2-like, with protein sequence MAASVVRNVGSNLRKNLREIRLHLCQTSEASQGVRNFIEQHYVTLKKANPEFPFLIRECSGVKAKLWARYDFGKERSVPLDNMNADQVLKALEAAVNVKP encoded by the exons ATGGCAGCTTCTGTAGTGAGAAATGTGGGGTCAAATCTGAGGAAAAACCTGAGAGAAATACGCTTACATCTGTGTCAGACATCCGAAGCTAGTCAGGGGGTCAG GAATTTCATTGAACAGCATTATGTGACTTTGAAGAAGGCTAACCCTGAGTTTCCATTCTTAATCAGAGAATGTTCTGGAGTCAAAGCTAAACTATGGGCCAGATATG ATTTTGGTAAAGAGAGGAGCGTACCCCTGGACAACATGAATGCAGACCAAGTTCTCAAGGCTTTGGAAGCAGCAGTCAATGTCAAACCATGA
- the LOC117431383 gene encoding nucleolar and coiled-body phosphoprotein 1-like isoform X3 produces the protein MSVKDRDPSGNELLRLIYQHLNENGYQKAAKELKLHVGQKAVPTQEASLQDIYSYWAKAPEHLRKRKLNQVNSVSPRKKPRLSDPASSSECSDQEDASKTQAKDSKAVGKSPGPAVLEKILQSSSDEDSDSDSSEEEPGKKAAPKSFIKSKANQVSGLTGKQVDAKAAPGKVSSLAPGRSTKPAPSQATATPKTAAVGKKKGQESSESDSSESSESEEEQPPAQAAVMVPIANSLAGTPAKQVNKIHILGKASSPAPGKSPKPASNQVKASPKTVAAGKKESSESDSSGSSESEEEEEKPCAVKTPLKPALKIIAATPESHVKQRGSAAASKPAAFESDSDSDDSSEEEEETPKKPLQKASVVKATTPVSKTPLKTLAKGTPAKPGAAKPTPGKVSALAQPAKTTPSQAKVTPKAGIGKEEDESSDSSESEEEERTPVTPVVKLQQKPEATPKQLAVPTVSKTKACESESTEDSSDEDPAQTLQALVAKVLQQNKCSVNPSPLKPGTVTPAWSRNKTPVRPAETPAGEYSSESDSSDTDLEKCREPARTPTVKTPANTNQKKEKVTPAWKSQPQEEDSDSDSDSSEEEAATKPTLTVNPLAQKTSQKGAEKGALAVKAERKTKAKAAPRSPKPTGGRTKETAVGKTIQQLLSIADSESPEPSDSDAEDEEATTAIKITGGKTQKTTGGKKQKNTGGKRASGMTESEQSSSEERRKRPAGTAAAGTKKEKKKEKKSKLATKPSPISVKGEKREKKKKSMKDKKKKKFKNTPFRPARGFSLGTPRSAGNSPVLTQSQSAKKKKKSKLTLSQ, from the exons ATGTCTGTTAAAGATAGGGACCCTTCTGGAAACGAATTATTGCGTTTGATTTATCAGCATCTTAATGAAAATGGGTACCAGAAAGCAGCTAAAGAACTCAAACTGCACGTTGGGCAG AAGGCTGTACCTACGCAGGAGGCTTCCCTGCAAGACATCTACTCTTACTGGGCAAA AGCCCCGGAACATTTGAGGAAGAGAAAGTTAAACCAGGTTAATAGTGTTTCTCCGCGCAAGAAGCCTCGCCTATCCGATCCTGCCAGCAGCAGTGAGTGCTCTGACCAGGAGGATGCAAGCAAAACTCAGGCAAAGG ACAGTAAAGCAGTAGGGAAGTCTCCAGGCCCTGCTGTCTTGGAAAAGATACTTCAGAGCAGCAGCGATGAAGACTCGGACTCAGACTCTTCAGAGGAAGAACCAGGGAAAAAAGCTGCCCCG AAATCCTTCATCAAGTCAAAGGCAAATCAAGTGTCTGGACTAACTGGGAAGCAAGTTGATGCAAAGGCTGCCCCGGGAAAAGTTTCTTCTTTAGCCCCAGGGAGATCCACCAAGCCAGCTCCAAGCCAGGCCACGGCCACGCCAAAGACTGCTGCAGTGGGGAAGAAGAAGGGACAGGAGAGCTCCGAGAGCGACAGCAGTGAGTCttcagagagtgaggaggagcagCCACCTGCACAG GCAGCAGTCATGGTGCCAATAGCAAATTCACTGGCAGGAACACCAGCGAAGCAAgtcaataaaatacatattttgggGAAGGCTTCTTCTCCAGCCCCAGGCAAATCCCCCAAGCCAGCTTCAAACCAGGTCAAAGCCAGCCCAAAGACAGTTGCAGCGGGGAAGAAGGAGAGTTCAGAGAGTGACAGCAGTGGCTCttcagagagtgaggaggaggaggagaagcccTGTGCTGTCAAAACTCCCCTGAAGCCAG CTCTCAAGATTATTGCAGCGACTCCAGAATCTCATGTAAAACAAAGGGGATCTGCTGCTGCATCCAAACCTGCGGCTTTTGAGTCCGACAGCGACAGTGATGACtccagtgaggaggaggaggaaacccCAAAGAAACCTCTTCAG AAAGCATCTGTTGTAAAGGCAACCACCCCTGTTTCTAAAACTCCTTTGAAAACACTCGCCAAGGGCACTCCTGCAAAGCCAGGGGCAGCAAAGCCAACCCCAGGGAAGGTTTCAGCTCTGGCCCAGCCTGCAAAGACCACACCCAGCCAGGCCAAAGTAACCCCCAAGGCAGGGATTGGAAAGGAAGAGGATGAGAGCAGCGATTCATCAGAGAGCGAGGAGGAGGAGCGCACGCCAGTCACACCAGTAGTAAAGCTTCAGCAGAAACCTG AAGCTACCCCGAAGCAGTTAGCTGTGCCCACGGTTTCCAAGACAAAGGCTTGTGAGAGTGAGAGCACTGAGGATTCCAGCGACGAAGACCCAGCACAG ACCCTTCAAGCACTGGTTGCCAAAGTACTGCAGCAGAATAAGTGTTCAGTGAACCCATCCCCCCTGAAACCCGGCACAGTGACGCCTGCATGGAGCAGGAACAAGACTCCCGTGAGGCCAGCGGAGACTCCAGCAGGGGAGTACAGCTCTGAGAGCGACAGCAGTGACACGGATCTGGAGAAGTGCAGAGAGCCGGCTCGCACGCCTACAG TGAAAACTCCTGCAAACACCAATCAGAAAAAGGAGAAGGTAACCCCTGCATGGAAGAGCCAACCACAGGAGGAGGACAGTGACTCAG ACAGTGACTCTTCTGAGGAAGAAGCCGCGACAAAGCCAACTTTAACTGTAAACCCATTGGCACAGAAGACAAGCCAAAAGGGAGCAGAGAAAGGAGCACTGGCAGTGAAAGCTGAGAGGAAAACAAAAGCCAAGGCAGCACCTAGGAGTCCCAAACCTACTGGGGGCAGGACTAAAGAGACTGCCGTGGGGAAGACGATCCAGCAGCTGCTTTCCATTGCGGACAGCGAGTCACCAGAGCCCTCTGACAGCGATGCTGAGGATGAGGAAGCCACTACGGCCATCAAAATCACTGGAGGAAAGACACAAAAAACCACTGgaggaaagaaacaaaaaaacactggagGAAAGAGAGCGTCAGGGATGACCGAATCGGAGCAGTCTTCATCTGAGGAGAGGAGAAAACGACCTGCTGGCACTGCTGCTGCAGggacaaagaaagaaaagaagaaagagaaGAAGTCAAAGCTGGCTACAAAGCCAAGCCCTATTTCAGTAAAGGGAGAAAAGCGGGAGAAAA AAAAGAAGTCAATGAAagacaagaagaagaaaaaatttAAGAATACCCCTTTCCGGCCTGCTCGTGGGTTCAGTTTGGGCACACCCCGCTCGGCTGGTAATAGCCCCGTACTAACACAGTCTCAGTCAGCAAAG aaaaaaaagaagagtAAATTGACACTGTCCCAGTAA
- the LOC117431383 gene encoding nucleolar protein dao-5-like isoform X2 — protein MSVKDRDPSGNELLRLIYQHLNENGYQKAAKELKLHVGQKAVPTQEASLQDIYSYWAKAPEHLRKRKLNQVNSVSPRKKPRLSDPASSSECSDQEDASKTQAKDSKAVGKSPGPAVLEKILQSSSDEDSDSDSSEEEPGKKAAPKSFIKSKANQVSGLTGKQVDAKAAPGKVSSLAPGRSTKPAPSQATATPKTAAVGKKKGQESSESDSSESSESEEEQPPAQATVMVPIANSLAGTPAKQVNKIHILGKASSPAPGKSPKPASNQVKASPKTVAAGKKESSESDSSGSSESEEEEEKPCAVKTPLKPALKIIAATPESHVKQRGSAAASKPAAFESDSDSDDSSEEEEETPKKPLQKASVVKATTPVSKTPLKTLAKGTPAKPGAAKPTPGKVSALAQPAKTTPSQAKVTPKAGIGKEEDESSDSSESEEEERTPVTPVVKLQQKPEATPKQLAVPTVSKTKACESESTEDSSDEDPAQTLQALVAKVLQQNKCSVNPSPLKPGTVTPAWSRNKTPVRPAETPAGEYSSESDSSDTDLEKCREPARTPTVKTPANTNQKKEKVTPAWKSQPQEEDSDSDSDSSEEEAATKPTLTVNPLAQKTSQKGAEKGALAVKAERKTKAKAAPRSPKPTGGRTKETAVGKTIQQLLSIADSESPEPSDSDAEDEEATTAIKITGGKTQKTTGGKKQKNTGGKRASGMTESEQSSSEERRKRPAGTAAAGTKKEKKKEKKSKLATKPSPISVKGEKREKKKKSMKDKKKKKFKNTPFRPARGFSLGTPRSAGNSPVLTQSQSAKVEVCFTSDKMDFRFGKI, from the exons ATGTCTGTTAAAGATAGGGACCCTTCTGGAAACGAATTATTGCGTTTGATTTATCAGCATCTTAATGAAAATGGGTACCAGAAAGCAGCTAAAGAACTCAAACTGCACGTTGGGCAG AAGGCTGTACCTACGCAGGAGGCTTCCCTGCAAGACATCTACTCTTACTGGGCAAA AGCCCCGGAACATTTGAGGAAGAGAAAGTTAAACCAGGTTAATAGTGTTTCTCCGCGCAAGAAGCCTCGCCTATCCGATCCTGCCAGCAGCAGTGAGTGCTCTGACCAGGAGGATGCAAGCAAAACTCAGGCAAAGG ACAGTAAAGCAGTAGGGAAGTCTCCAGGCCCTGCTGTCTTGGAAAAGATACTTCAGAGCAGCAGCGATGAAGACTCGGACTCAGACTCTTCAGAGGAAGAACCAGGGAAAAAAGCTGCCCCG AAATCCTTCATCAAGTCAAAGGCAAATCAAGTGTCTGGACTAACTGGGAAGCAAGTTGATGCAAAGGCTGCCCCGGGAAAAGTTTCTTCTTTAGCCCCAGGGAGATCCACCAAGCCAGCTCCAAGCCAGGCCACGGCCACGCCAAAGACTGCTGCAGTGGGGAAGAAGAAGGGACAGGAGAGCTCCGAGAGCGACAGCAGTGAGTCttcagagagtgaggaggagcagCCACCTGCACAGGCGA CAGTCATGGTGCCAATAGCAAATTCACTGGCAGGAACACCAGCGAAGCAAgtcaataaaatacatattttgggGAAGGCTTCTTCTCCAGCCCCAGGCAAATCCCCCAAGCCAGCTTCAAACCAGGTCAAAGCCAGCCCAAAGACAGTTGCAGCGGGGAAGAAGGAGAGTTCAGAGAGTGACAGCAGTGGCTCttcagagagtgaggaggaggaggagaagcccTGTGCTGTCAAAACTCCCCTGAAGCCAG CTCTCAAGATTATTGCAGCGACTCCAGAATCTCATGTAAAACAAAGGGGATCTGCTGCTGCATCCAAACCTGCGGCTTTTGAGTCCGACAGCGACAGTGATGACtccagtgaggaggaggaggaaacccCAAAGAAACCTCTTCAG AAAGCATCTGTTGTAAAGGCAACCACCCCTGTTTCTAAAACTCCTTTGAAAACACTCGCCAAGGGCACTCCTGCAAAGCCAGGGGCAGCAAAGCCAACCCCAGGGAAGGTTTCAGCTCTGGCCCAGCCTGCAAAGACCACACCCAGCCAGGCCAAAGTAACCCCCAAGGCAGGGATTGGAAAGGAAGAGGATGAGAGCAGCGATTCATCAGAGAGCGAGGAGGAGGAGCGCACGCCAGTCACACCAGTAGTAAAGCTTCAGCAGAAACCTG AAGCTACCCCGAAGCAGTTAGCTGTGCCCACGGTTTCCAAGACAAAGGCTTGTGAGAGTGAGAGCACTGAGGATTCCAGCGACGAAGACCCAGCACAG ACCCTTCAAGCACTGGTTGCCAAAGTACTGCAGCAGAATAAGTGTTCAGTGAACCCATCCCCCCTGAAACCCGGCACAGTGACGCCTGCATGGAGCAGGAACAAGACTCCCGTGAGGCCAGCGGAGACTCCAGCAGGGGAGTACAGCTCTGAGAGCGACAGCAGTGACACGGATCTGGAGAAGTGCAGAGAGCCGGCTCGCACGCCTACAG TGAAAACTCCTGCAAACACCAATCAGAAAAAGGAGAAGGTAACCCCTGCATGGAAGAGCCAACCACAGGAGGAGGACAGTGACTCAG ACAGTGACTCTTCTGAGGAAGAAGCCGCGACAAAGCCAACTTTAACTGTAAACCCATTGGCACAGAAGACAAGCCAAAAGGGAGCAGAGAAAGGAGCACTGGCAGTGAAAGCTGAGAGGAAAACAAAAGCCAAGGCAGCACCTAGGAGTCCCAAACCTACTGGGGGCAGGACTAAAGAGACTGCCGTGGGGAAGACGATCCAGCAGCTGCTTTCCATTGCGGACAGCGAGTCACCAGAGCCCTCTGACAGCGATGCTGAGGATGAGGAAGCCACTACGGCCATCAAAATCACTGGAGGAAAGACACAAAAAACCACTGgaggaaagaaacaaaaaaacactggagGAAAGAGAGCGTCAGGGATGACCGAATCGGAGCAGTCTTCATCTGAGGAGAGGAGAAAACGACCTGCTGGCACTGCTGCTGCAGggacaaagaaagaaaagaagaaagagaaGAAGTCAAAGCTGGCTACAAAGCCAAGCCCTATTTCAGTAAAGGGAGAAAAGCGGGAGAAAA AAAAGAAGTCAATGAAagacaagaagaagaaaaaatttAAGAATACCCCTTTCCGGCCTGCTCGTGGGTTCAGTTTGGGCACACCCCGCTCGGCTGGTAATAGCCCCGTACTAACACAGTCTCAGTCAGCAAAG gtGGAAGTTTGCTTTACGTCAGATAAGATGGACTTCAGGTTTGGAAAAATTTAA
- the LOC117431383 gene encoding nucleolar protein dao-5-like isoform X1: MSVKDRDPSGNELLRLIYQHLNENGYQKAAKELKLHVGQKAVPTQEASLQDIYSYWAKAPEHLRKRKLNQVNSVSPRKKPRLSDPASSSECSDQEDASKTQAKDSKAVGKSPGPAVLEKILQSSSDEDSDSDSSEEEPGKKAAPKSFIKSKANQVSGLTGKQVDAKAAPGKVSSLAPGRSTKPAPSQATATPKTAAVGKKKGQESSESDSSESSESEEEQPPAQAAVMVPIANSLAGTPAKQVNKIHILGKASSPAPGKSPKPASNQVKASPKTVAAGKKESSESDSSGSSESEEEEEKPCAVKTPLKPALKIIAATPESHVKQRGSAAASKPAAFESDSDSDDSSEEEEETPKKPLQKASVVKATTPVSKTPLKTLAKGTPAKPGAAKPTPGKVSALAQPAKTTPSQAKVTPKAGIGKEEDESSDSSESEEEERTPVTPVVKLQQKPEATPKQLAVPTVSKTKACESESTEDSSDEDPAQTLQALVAKVLQQNKCSVNPSPLKPGTVTPAWSRNKTPVRPAETPAGEYSSESDSSDTDLEKCREPARTPTVKTPANTNQKKEKVTPAWKSQPQEEDSDSDSDSSEEEAATKPTLTVNPLAQKTSQKGAEKGALAVKAERKTKAKAAPRSPKPTGGRTKETAVGKTIQQLLSIADSESPEPSDSDAEDEEATTAIKITGGKTQKTTGGKKQKNTGGKRASGMTESEQSSSEERRKRPAGTAAAGTKKEKKKEKKSKLATKPSPISVKGEKREKKKKSMKDKKKKKFKNTPFRPARGFSLGTPRSAGNSPVLTQSQSAKVEVCFTSDKMDFRFGKI, encoded by the exons ATGTCTGTTAAAGATAGGGACCCTTCTGGAAACGAATTATTGCGTTTGATTTATCAGCATCTTAATGAAAATGGGTACCAGAAAGCAGCTAAAGAACTCAAACTGCACGTTGGGCAG AAGGCTGTACCTACGCAGGAGGCTTCCCTGCAAGACATCTACTCTTACTGGGCAAA AGCCCCGGAACATTTGAGGAAGAGAAAGTTAAACCAGGTTAATAGTGTTTCTCCGCGCAAGAAGCCTCGCCTATCCGATCCTGCCAGCAGCAGTGAGTGCTCTGACCAGGAGGATGCAAGCAAAACTCAGGCAAAGG ACAGTAAAGCAGTAGGGAAGTCTCCAGGCCCTGCTGTCTTGGAAAAGATACTTCAGAGCAGCAGCGATGAAGACTCGGACTCAGACTCTTCAGAGGAAGAACCAGGGAAAAAAGCTGCCCCG AAATCCTTCATCAAGTCAAAGGCAAATCAAGTGTCTGGACTAACTGGGAAGCAAGTTGATGCAAAGGCTGCCCCGGGAAAAGTTTCTTCTTTAGCCCCAGGGAGATCCACCAAGCCAGCTCCAAGCCAGGCCACGGCCACGCCAAAGACTGCTGCAGTGGGGAAGAAGAAGGGACAGGAGAGCTCCGAGAGCGACAGCAGTGAGTCttcagagagtgaggaggagcagCCACCTGCACAG GCAGCAGTCATGGTGCCAATAGCAAATTCACTGGCAGGAACACCAGCGAAGCAAgtcaataaaatacatattttgggGAAGGCTTCTTCTCCAGCCCCAGGCAAATCCCCCAAGCCAGCTTCAAACCAGGTCAAAGCCAGCCCAAAGACAGTTGCAGCGGGGAAGAAGGAGAGTTCAGAGAGTGACAGCAGTGGCTCttcagagagtgaggaggaggaggagaagcccTGTGCTGTCAAAACTCCCCTGAAGCCAG CTCTCAAGATTATTGCAGCGACTCCAGAATCTCATGTAAAACAAAGGGGATCTGCTGCTGCATCCAAACCTGCGGCTTTTGAGTCCGACAGCGACAGTGATGACtccagtgaggaggaggaggaaacccCAAAGAAACCTCTTCAG AAAGCATCTGTTGTAAAGGCAACCACCCCTGTTTCTAAAACTCCTTTGAAAACACTCGCCAAGGGCACTCCTGCAAAGCCAGGGGCAGCAAAGCCAACCCCAGGGAAGGTTTCAGCTCTGGCCCAGCCTGCAAAGACCACACCCAGCCAGGCCAAAGTAACCCCCAAGGCAGGGATTGGAAAGGAAGAGGATGAGAGCAGCGATTCATCAGAGAGCGAGGAGGAGGAGCGCACGCCAGTCACACCAGTAGTAAAGCTTCAGCAGAAACCTG AAGCTACCCCGAAGCAGTTAGCTGTGCCCACGGTTTCCAAGACAAAGGCTTGTGAGAGTGAGAGCACTGAGGATTCCAGCGACGAAGACCCAGCACAG ACCCTTCAAGCACTGGTTGCCAAAGTACTGCAGCAGAATAAGTGTTCAGTGAACCCATCCCCCCTGAAACCCGGCACAGTGACGCCTGCATGGAGCAGGAACAAGACTCCCGTGAGGCCAGCGGAGACTCCAGCAGGGGAGTACAGCTCTGAGAGCGACAGCAGTGACACGGATCTGGAGAAGTGCAGAGAGCCGGCTCGCACGCCTACAG TGAAAACTCCTGCAAACACCAATCAGAAAAAGGAGAAGGTAACCCCTGCATGGAAGAGCCAACCACAGGAGGAGGACAGTGACTCAG ACAGTGACTCTTCTGAGGAAGAAGCCGCGACAAAGCCAACTTTAACTGTAAACCCATTGGCACAGAAGACAAGCCAAAAGGGAGCAGAGAAAGGAGCACTGGCAGTGAAAGCTGAGAGGAAAACAAAAGCCAAGGCAGCACCTAGGAGTCCCAAACCTACTGGGGGCAGGACTAAAGAGACTGCCGTGGGGAAGACGATCCAGCAGCTGCTTTCCATTGCGGACAGCGAGTCACCAGAGCCCTCTGACAGCGATGCTGAGGATGAGGAAGCCACTACGGCCATCAAAATCACTGGAGGAAAGACACAAAAAACCACTGgaggaaagaaacaaaaaaacactggagGAAAGAGAGCGTCAGGGATGACCGAATCGGAGCAGTCTTCATCTGAGGAGAGGAGAAAACGACCTGCTGGCACTGCTGCTGCAGggacaaagaaagaaaagaagaaagagaaGAAGTCAAAGCTGGCTACAAAGCCAAGCCCTATTTCAGTAAAGGGAGAAAAGCGGGAGAAAA AAAAGAAGTCAATGAAagacaagaagaagaaaaaatttAAGAATACCCCTTTCCGGCCTGCTCGTGGGTTCAGTTTGGGCACACCCCGCTCGGCTGGTAATAGCCCCGTACTAACACAGTCTCAGTCAGCAAAG gtGGAAGTTTGCTTTACGTCAGATAAGATGGACTTCAGGTTTGGAAAAATTTAA